Within Salarias fasciatus chromosome 15, fSalaFa1.1, whole genome shotgun sequence, the genomic segment TTTTGGAGGGATGAGCATTTCAGTGATGTTAACGCAAAGATGAAAAACCGCgctgcaatttaaaaaaagaaacaagcttTTATTGCAGGTGGTTCTTGTTTGGTGGATTCAACGTGTGGCTGCACAACACTGATCCACACACAGAGTCACTGACAATTTAACAACTACAACGGAATTTGAAAAGTGTCATCCGATCAGTGTGAGGCATAAAATCCAAAAAATCACCCCGAAAAGccaccaaataaataaaatccaagaTAAAATCCACTAAAACCGCCGTAAAATCAAGTGAAAGTACTATAAAATCtactaaaaacacaaaaagccatTAAATCTACACTAAAATGACTATAACCCACACTCAAAGCACTATAAACCCACTAAAAGTACTAGAAAATCACTATATGGAAGTAGGCAAATTCAAGCAGTCGCctataataaattaaaagtttCAGGTTGTTTTCACTCCGGCATGTTTGATAGATATTCGGGACACGCAGCGGACTGAAAGAGACACTGTGGGAAGAGCGTCGTCACTTTAAAACTCTTTATTAGCATGCTTGTAAGTTTCAGCAGGTCTGTACATTCAGTATTAAAAAGGCGTCacacttcaaaataagagtatAAACACATCAAGATGTCATAGAAAagtttgttcttgttttaatCAAAGCAGGAGATAATGCTCcggatgagcagcagagggtTTTCTGGAGGCGTCGCTGTCGGACCAGTTCTTCTGAGAGAAACAGAACAAACGGTGGGAGTAATTCCACTCCTGTACAGCAGGAGGCAGTAGAGAGCAGGAGGGCTGGATTTACCACAGCAGAGTCGAccgctgctgcttctgttctcTGAACGCCAGAGGAAGTGTGgctcactgcaccaccgtgtggcaCCGAGTGGGACTACAGGCTGCAGCTCGCTGTTAGCTTCAGCGGCTAGCTGGTTAGCTTCAGTAAATCCCTGCTACATCACGacaagaaacaataaaaagacaacATGTACCTTTAAAGTTTTAGCTCCTCGAGTATCAAACGGAGTACAGCAAAGAGTTTTACGTGTCACAATGGATTTTAgtgctgggggcggggcttcaacTCGTAATGCTACCACTAAACTGAAAAtatacccacaatgcatttgAAGATAATAGCCGTGTTTCACTTGTTACTTACTGCAAAATATAAGCGGTAATTTAACAAGTTAACCTAGCTAGTAAGATGGGCGGTAATTTAGCACATTAACCCAACGGCTAAGTTAAACATGTTAGCCTAGCTGGCACAGTAAGCGATAATTTAGCACATTAGCATAGCTGGTAAGTTAGGCAGTAATTTAGCACGTTAACTGAACCAGGAAATCGAACCAGCCATCGATCACCTCAGGAACTTACTCATTCATTTTTTCTGACATGAATAATGAAAACAGTTCTGTCAAACCAAAGATTATTAaccagcattagcattagcattagcaacaACATGGAACAAAGCAACATGAGTGAAACCGCTTTAAAGCGAGTTTGTAAAAGTCTCACTGGAaatgtttagttgtttttttaaatttttttactTCAAAGCACCACAAACCGAACTGAAGTGGAGCAGCTGGGGTCAAAGTTCATCACAACAGGAAATAAACAGCTGAATCGTGTCATTGAGACAGAACTACTTATATTCAAAAACATCTGGGGGTCAAGAGGATTGATGAGAAATCATGAAAACTAATAATGTCTTTAAGCAACGTTTTCAGATTTCAATTTGTCACAACTGATAAAAAAGTGCAGGATCTTCGAGACTTCCCAgatattttgaatttaaaaaaatgtaactagCGTGAGAAAAGTTTTTGATCCAGCTTCATATTTACTCATTAATGCCTTTTCACACCGTTTTTCCAGCTGCGTATTTCACCCGAGCAGGTTGTTAAAACGGCTTTAGGTTTTTTCTGTAGTCTGCAGCTGTCTTCGTGACAATTAAACAACTAAATCGATTTAATTTATAGAACATTTTTCtacttctgttgtgtttcttctCAAATCTTCAAATAAACTCATGAAGGGAAACAGAGTCGACAGCTGagctcatttcatttcaaccCGAGAGGCTTCAACATTCAGGCAGTGTTTACgcaacaactttaaaaaatgcattttcccttcattttcacgggcttggagtgttttcaaaaagttgcacttcaCACCATTTCCATGGAGTCATAGCGTTTGAGAAGTTGCGTTttcacccatacacacacacagtcggagtgttttcaaacaGTTTCGTTTTGCCCCCAGggaccttttcaaaaagttgccgcTTTTCCCCATTTCAATGGAGtgggagtgttttcaaaaagttacacttGGAGCtccgtcgtcgtgtaaacagaccaaAACGtcgttgtgtaaacagagcctgaaATGtgccacatgaaaaaaaaaaaaaaaaaaaaaaaaaaaaaccccaagagaTTTTCTGATCAATGGCGGGAAAGATCACTTTAAAGAAATGAgaacgcacagggagaacatgcagatccACACAGAACGGACGGGTTCCACCACGTTCCACGACACAACGCTTTCTGTCGCATTAGAATTTCAGATTAACGGAAAAACGCAGAGTTTTAGtctttaaacacacattttgggAATTTTAcacttaaaaatgtaaaaatgtgttatttataAACATAAtagaacaataaaacatttgagGCAAGAACATTTTCTAATAGTTGTTTGATTCACTTTTACAATAATTTTAGTTTATTATATTAGGTgattaaaaaatgcatttaaaaatagtgttatttcatcttttattttgttttatcagCTGTTCTTAATTTTTGTCCCATGGTAGCTCCACCCACtatgggggcggggcttcacctGGTAATGCTAGTATGACCCAGAATGCACCAGGAGATGACCGTTCCACATGTTGAATacttgaatttttaaaaaatgtgtcacGGAAACAGATGATTTTATAGCTGGAGCTCCGCAGCGTGAGCCTCGACAGCGGCGTAAAGATTTTAAGAGTAACTTTATCTGTTCTGAAGTACTTTTAAAAAATGGACTGGAGGTTAGAGAAGCTGGCTCTTCATTGGTTCAAACGagtccctgagcatgacccttgacctcctgagcatgacccttgacccccacaTGCTCCACCAATAAAGGCAGAAAGCCTAAATGCAGTTTTCTCATTACGTTGATCCTCAGAGCTGCTTTAAGGCATTACCTCAACCTGTTGAGGATGTTTAcgtttcttttctgtcttttcataaTAAAAGCATGAGAACAGCTGCAAACCTGATATTAAGAGTTCTAACCCCTTCACCCTCATCCCTCTGGAGGACACGCCCACTTTTAATAACATTAAATTGAATCTTTTCCAACTTCcatcatgtgaaaacacagaaaatgagcGAAAAATCAGCGTTTTGGAAAAGAAACATGTGAGATGTGTAAGTGGTTTGTAGTGCGACTCCAGGAgattctctgtctctgtttggaAACCGTGGAGCTTCCTGTTTGGCATCAGGAGGTTTTAACGTGACGGGTTCGTTTGTAACAGTAAAGTCCTGACAGTAACTTCTAGACCCTAAACGATGGAGGAAGGCGGCTCCTGTGGCTTTGCCGAGTCAGTAACTTCACTTTAGCTTCAGTTTGGCACCTTGGTGAAACTGGCTTCGTATCCGTAGCGACGGAAGAACGTAAacgtaaaaaataaaaacacaaccgTCAAGTTCAACTGAAACGCCGACACCCCCAAACCTAATCAGATcccaaaaaacaagaaatgagcTACGACTGACAGTTCCCATCGGCAGCTTTTAAAGGTACAGTACGATCATTTCACCAAGAATCAGAACTGAACCgtgttttctggaatatatgttcgACTCGTCACatgaattaaatattaaatgaaacCATGGACAAGTACGTTTCAATTCTCCCTCATTATTTCTGCGACTTATATCAGAAAACACGGCAGTCAAGCTGTTGTGTTGACGCTAGCATGCTAATGTAGCTTATTTAGCATCAGGAGACTGCTCCATTCCGtggactcactgctgccccctgctgtccgGACGTGGAATCACTCAAATATTACATACTGTACCTTtaaggaagaagagaaacaagAGAACCGGAGGAGTTCCGTTAAAGGCCCGGCAGACGGACCGATTCGTTAAAGTGCTCAAAGAGGAGTGACGAAGacgagaggaggtcagaggtcagccatTCAGAGAGGAACGCCTTCCAAAGGCCTGGTGTACAAAAAGCTTTCAGAGAattggagagagaggagggtcaggaggaggagccgggtcGCCTCCAGAGGTCAGGGGTCGCACGGCGCCGGCTCCGGATCagaggcgagcggcggcggccttCTGCGTGGGGAGCTTCCCTCCTGGAGGAGAGACCAGCGTTCAGAGGAGCCCGGGAGGAACCGGCTAGTCTTACACAACGGAGGACGAGTCTCACCCAGAGCGTCCTCCAGAGAGTTCACCAGCACCCTGTTGATCTGCAGCGTAGGCTCCGCCCCCCGGCCGGGCTCCGCCCCCCTGCCGGGAAAACAAAGGCGCCGTCACTTCGGAAACTTCTGTACTGCTTcaggtgtccgtttacacgacaacgctgCTCGGAAcgactgaaaacgcaactttctgaaaatgtttcggaaccatttccatggaaacgagttAACGACAAGTTTTCAAAATCGCTTCCTGTAGCTGGAGACGGGCGAAAGAACAAATTTTTGGAAAATGCGtagtttccgtggaaacaggtGGAAAAGCACCTTTTCGAAAATGCTCATGTTATTGAAAGCgggtgaaaatgcaactttttgaaaattctttGAAGCCATTTAATGGAAACAAGGAAACGGCAAGTATTCCAAACTGCTCCGTCTGTGGAAAACACCAAATcagaactttctgaaaatgcttaGTCCCCGTTGAAAgatgcagcttttcaaaaatgctctcTTTATATATaagtgggaagaaaaaaaacgcaacttttagaaaaagtTCTGACACCTTCTCCAtggaaaatgtttctgaaacaacCCATGCCCAAAACTGACAGCGCCATCTTGTGGCCTGGCGTGAAAACGACGCCGTCGCCAGCGGTTGCCGTGTAAAATAAGaccttgttttcaaaaagtcgctCCACGTTTCTCCCAAAGCGGAAACTGCCGAGGACTGAACCGGAGACGCTCGGGTGACTGAAACAAACGCACCCTCTGACTCTCCCCACGGCGCCCAGCCGGAGCAGCGCCGCCAGGGCGTTCTTCTGCAGGTCCGACGACAAGACCTCCGTGTGCCGCAGTCtgcctggaacacacacacacacacacacacacacacattatttcatTCTCCAGGCGTTGGTCTCGCTCAGCCTCGGCCTCCTGaacagagaagaggaggaacctGAGAGGAGGTGTTTGATGATGAAGCTCCGGACCGCAGGAACAAACCGCTTCTCTGTCAGAGCGTCGGCGGCGTCCTCACACAGGAACCTGCACACcacctgggacacacacacacactgagagtgAGGGGACAGCTCCCTCTAGAGGACCTGTGAGGAAACACTCCTGCTGGACTGAGGAGTGGATCTTTCCTCCGCTCAGACTGGATTCAGGCGTCGGAGCGAAGAGCGAGtcgctcctcctccgtctgctgagCTTCTGCTTTAAACCACCGACTGCTGCTTCTGAAGCGTCTGTTTTAGTCTCATTTCAGTCGTTTCTACATGtgatgtcaatttttttttcttttttaaatgatgacAAATGGAACAGAATTACAAAAGAAATCTAGAACTGCTGCTTTCAAGTTACTGAAGTTATTTTAGTTCATCGAATTATCATTCTTGATCATAATAAACAGACCAGCCTTCATTTCTGATCGTCAACTTTTACATGCTGGATGGTTCCAGCTCCACATAAGTGATTAAAATCCACGCTCCTCTtgagttaaataaataaaacaaactgtttttgaaatttgaaatgtttctgcattGAATTAGTGGCGTTGTGTTGACCGCAAGCTGATAAATTAAGATATCCACACACGCCACCACTGTCCTCCAATGaactcagctgtgtgtgtgtgtgtgtgtgtgactggtgAATACGCTGGTGGGCGTGGCCAAACGAGGACAGGCTGATACTTTCTAGATTTTGAGACAGATCACTCGGTCTGTCGTGTGTTTTGAACATCCGTCGGACTCACTAACAGTCTGGTCAGGTTTTCGTCATCACAGAGCCACGCTCAGCCACGCTCAGTTCACCAGTGATCTGGAAATTCCCTCACAGTGTCCCCGATCTGACCCAGCCGGACCTGGATCTGAGGACCACGTGCGGAGTGAGGCTCCCTCACCTGGTAGCCCTGTAAGAACGGGTCCAGCAGGCCGCTGAGGAAGGCCACGGTCCGCCGTCCTGCGTCTGTCAccagcacctcctgctggcTGATGAGCAGAACTCCAGTCTTCACCAGCAGGTAGCAGGCCTCCTCGAAGTCCTGACCGAGACAGTGAGACCCAGTCAGACCACCAGGGACCAGACCACCAGGGATTAGGACAGGTCCCAGTTAGACCACCAGGGATTAGGACAGGTCCCAGTTAGACCACCAGGGACCACGTACAAAAGATCAGCACCAAAACACGAGTGAGGAAAAACACTGAGACTAAAGACGACAGGAACCTGTCCAAACCAACTGACCtatgaagagaagagaagagaagaaaagagaagagaagagaagagaagagaagagaagagaagagaagagaagagaagagaagagaagagaagagaagagaacccCAACATGAATgttccacaaacacaaagcaacagaggaaagagaaaaaccaGAGAACCAGATGAAAGATGAAAGAACACTAGGAAGACGATAAAGGacgagaaaaacaaacaaaatgaaaaataagacTGAATGAAAAATGGACAAGAGAAAGacaagagaaaggaaaaagatggaaaagaggaagagaaaaagacaaaagacaagAAGACGATGCAAAACCAGAACATGACAAAGTACAAGAAAAAGACGAAGGACATGAAATTTACGCGCAACAGAAATGACAAGAAGACAATTAAGAACAAGAACAGAGATGCAGATCCGGGTGGAAGACTCGTCCCTTCCTGCGGttctgctggagactctggtcctggtccagttGGACCAGAGACCCTTGAGAGCCGCTGCTCACCTGAACCGTGGCTCCGGGACAGAGGATGAACTCGTTGGAGAACATGTTCCtcaagaagctgaagctgctgaagacgTCGTCTGGAACGACACGAGAACAAGATGAGAGGCTGAACCCAGACCGCCGCAAGGGTCCCCCACCCGAGACCAGGTCCTCCACccgagaccaggtccaggtcccccACCCAAGACCAGGTCCCCCACCCGAGACCAGGTCCCCCACccgagaccaggtccaggtcccccACCCGAGACCAGGTCCTCCACCCGAGACCAGGTCCTCCACCCGAGACCAGGTCCTCCACccgagaccaggtccaggtcctccacCCGAGACTTCAGTCCTCCCTGGAACCCCGGGCAGGCGGGGTTCATGTTCTCACTTTTCTTGCTGGAGGAGGCGTTGTGGACGGCCGAGGCGAGCAGCGCCAGTCTCACGAAGACGTGCATCAGCTGGTTCCTGTAGGAGGCGCAGGAGAGCAGCACCACGGCCcggtccagcagctcctcctccggggAGACGGCGCCGCGGGGGggtcctggctctgctgctccacctgcagcagcagaggcagttAGATTCTGACGGGACGGTTCAGCTTTTCAAATCAGACCGAAGAGGGAGCTCGGTTACTATGGCGACCATGATTACTGTCATTACTTCCACAATAACCATGTTTCCCATTTATACCTCTACTAATGACCACTACTGGGCTAACCTTTACTACCATTATGACCATAAATACCAGGTTCACCATAAACACAGAGGCTAATATAACCAACACTACAACACTACCATTACTACCAAGGTTAGTAACACTATTGTAACTACCAACACTAACTACAACTAGAATTGCTACCACAATCACGAGAATTACCACTACTATGACAGGAATAACTGCCTGATTCTATCATGACTAGAACTAGAACCACTGCGTTCACCATAGATACTGTTACTAATCACCAGTATTATAACTAAGTTAACCGTAACGACCCAGATTACTGTTACTACCATATGAACAACTACCTCAGTGACCATCAGTCCCACtgtggttaccatggtaacgTCAGCAGTACGTCGAGATGAGGACTGACCTTGCTGCAGAGCCAGCCGGACTCGTCCCTCAGAGACCCGGACCAGACCGCGGTGgagggacaggctggaggagacCACCTCGGCCGGGGACGCgtggtctgacacacacacacacacacacaccacacaccacacaagaCACTGTAACCACTGCGATCAGTGTCGTCAGTaagtctgtttacacaacagcgttTTGAAAGTGAGGATGGAAAGCTGtcgaagcaggaggaggaggatctgtttacacagctgcaggGCTtcaagccactgaaaacacaactttttgaaaatgctccaactccgTTGAAGTGGAAACGGgaagaaattatttatttatttattttttttctttaaatacccCAACTGCATGTctgtggaaacgggggaaaaaatgcaacttgttgaaaatgtcatgagtctatctccatggaaacacaacatAAATACCACTTTTCGAAAATGTTCCGACTTTGTTTTATAAACATACTGATTGTTTCCACGGACACAATTAACCGTGAAAAGGCTCCAGATCCATCGCCGCAAGAACAACTAAACAtaacttaacaaaaaaaagtcttcaagtCCGTCTCCGTGGTAACAGGGAAAAACTACTTTTAGAAAATTCTGCAACTTTGTGGAAATTGCGGAAAATGCCACCAACGGGGGATGTGAAAACgatccgtttccatggagatgagCGAACAACTTTTCTAAAAAGCTGCGACTTCGTGGAAATTACAGCAAACGGAACTTTTTAATAATGCcttgactccgtctccatggaaacaggaaaaattCAACTTTAATGGAACACTGCTACTCTGCAGGATCGGTCTTCATTTTTTCAGTAACCATGACGACCACGAGAGCCACGACTGAAACAGTAACTTTTACAGCGTCTGTCTGTGCAGCTGTAATGATTCCGACTCTGAAACTCTACAGTTCTCATTAAACTCCAGGTTCTAAACCCCTCCCTTCCCCTGATGTCGGGATCTGCGTACCGGGCCAGTGCAGGAAGGCTCCACACTGCCGGGACAGGTCCCGGAGCCACACGGCCTGCTGGGTCAGCTGCTCCAGCGGGACGCCCGgatcccggtcctggtcctggttctggttctgcagcagcagggaggcgaTCAGGACCCACGGCTTCAGGACCATGTTCTCCTCCTGCGCCCGCACCAGCCTGTAGGCCGAGTCCTTCACAAAGCCGTGGACGTCGTCCCCGGGCCGCCGCGGGATGTGTCTGGGGAGGGGAGCCACGGTCAGGACCCGGCAAAGCAAACAACACGTTCTGGACGGTGAATACCACcagtgaccactagatgtctctGTACGACGACGGAATGCTGCTAATCACTGGAGAAAAGGACGGCGTGTGGCGTCGagggacagactgacagacggGTCGGAGGTTCGGCTGAGGCGGGTACCGGGGAATCAGGTTGAACTGGCCTCGGTTCACTCGGCCCTCGGCCAGGCTTCGCACCGACACCGGCTGGCCGAAGTAGACGTGGATGCTGCCGTAGTCTTCGCTGAGGACCTTCCTGGCCTTGAAcagaccctgaggaggaggaggaggcggggctaaGCCGGACGGACACGCTGTCAGGTGGTTACGGCTGCTTCCGGGACTCACCGAGGTGGACTCCTTGGGCTTCGGCACTCCGAGCAGCTCTCTGGCGTAGAGCGACTCCTCCAGGATCCGCTCGTAGCTGATACTGACCGGAACCAGGCTGATGTCGAAGACCTCCCCCTTCAGGAAGGGGTCCATGACGATGTTCAgcaggcctgcagcagcagacacccAGGAAGAGCCAGGTTATGGAgcaccttcctcctctgacatcagatcatagagcatcttcctcctctaacatccggTCGTGTTGTGGGTTAAAAATTCGTACCTAACTTTGGCGTTAACGACTTGGATGTTCGGCTTCTGGTTCCCTCCAGAAAAAACTCGACGGGTGCGAATCCGATCTGGAGTCCAAACGACAAGCAAGGCAGCGTCAGCATGAGGGGCGTGGTCCAGAGGAGTCCCGGACTAGAGGACGGTCCCGCTCACCCTCAGCATGGTCTGGACGTACTGGGAGAAGACGGCCCAGTAGAGCCGGTCTCCTCCGAACGACCTGCGGATGAAGAACGCTCCGGACATCCGCAGCATCTCCCCCACCAGCTTCATCCCCATGAAGTCTGCAGGCGGCACGCGTTAGCCACACGTCTGAgcctctgtgagtgtgtgtgtgtgtgcgtgcgctctcACCCATGCCGGCGGCGATGACGGGCAGAGCCAGGTCGTAGGTGTACAGGATGTAGGACATGAGCAGGAAGTCCATGTAGCTGCGGTGGCTGGGCAGGAGGACCACCGGGTGGTCCAGGatggcctgctgcagctggagggggggaggggggggggggggtgagccTCTGgatgacagagtgtgtgtgtgagagagtgtgtgtgtgtgtgtgtgtgtactgactCTCTGGATCCCCTCCTCGTTGACGCTGATGTTCCTGAACAGAGTCTTGAAGATCTTGCTCAGAACGAAGGCGAAGAAGCGAATCGTCCcgagctgcaggcggtgggcCATCTCCTCCAAGATGGCCACCGCCTCCGCCTGCACCTCCTCCGAGGGGGCGCCCGTCTCCTTACACACCTTCAAAcaaagcacacacgcacacaagtgtgacctctgacccctgagcggacctctgcccccctccccctcccacctGCTGGACGACGTAGCGCAGCTGGTCCGACTGCAGCACCAGGCCCTTCAGCTGCTGCGCCCCGCAGGGCGTCAGGCCGCGGTACAGCGCCGGGGTGTAGCAGCGCAGGGCGTAGCGCAGGTCGCTGGAGCGCCGCCTGTCCTCCAGGATGTCCTCCAGGTCGTCCCGCTTCTTCAGCATGGAGTCCCGGGTCTGAGGGACGAGACAGTTCAACACACCGAGACAACTGTGCTCTTCTACGAGCACGCTCAGAACGCTGCTGCCCAGCCTGCTGCTGTTTATaccaatattttattttatttcaaattaagagcccaaaaacatccatttacTTTCCACACCACGGTGCCAGTTATTCTTACCTTAAAAATTCATGAACTGTATATAATTCATGTTGTTTACACTTAAAATACAATGGTAATTTATAATAACAATGCATTAAAAAGTAATTGATTTTCAACAAAATATTCTAGAAAGTGACTCCATTCTGTTTTGGTAACAGTTTCAAAGTTGTAAGCAACATTAGAGCATCGACCCATGTTTAATGAGAACTCCATCGCCTTCAGATCATCGCTGTCTAAACATGAATCTTTTCTATAAAGTGTCCAGAAGACACTGGCCTTAATCACAGAACTGCAAAATAATGATCAAAAAATGATCTCATTCAAACGATATTCACCAAACAATGCAGCTTCAGCAGAATGCAtgagataaagaaataaaacaactacAAGATGCATGAAGTTATATCAAAAATggacacaaaacacaaccaaaacaacacaaatggaTCAGAAAAGAACAGAACTTTAGCAGAGAAGGACACAATAATAACACAAAGAGTGGAAAtctgcatgtttgttgttgtaggTAAGGTTCACCTCGTCCAGTGTCAGTGAACAGTTTCATTTATTCTCATATTAAGAGATGGATAAAGAAAATTCTGGTTATTGGTCATTTTTGAGGTACAAAAGTGGTAAATCTGCAAGTTGCAATCAAAGTCCTTGAGCAGAACACTAACTCAAGTGTGAATATATGAATATTAAACAGTCTTCCCTAAAATCTGAGGTTATTTGTACAATTTGAGCTGTTCGATGAGacgaaatgaatgaaatgtcaaaCACCAGctgttagctccgttagcttaGCACACAGTTAGCACGGAAACATACCGAATAAACTGCGTCTGAAGCCATGATCCGTCAAACTCGCCGAACACGCACACGCTGCGTGCAGCCCGGATTATCCCGCAGGAGTGTGCGTGTACTCTGTGATTCCTAAAACGGTGAAGTTATCTCCAGAAAGAAACTCACATGGGCGTGTAGGTAACACTTCCGGTGTTCCGGATAAACTGactccgtgttaactggtgacttcCGGTAGTTGTTGaaagtaagatttttttttttaacgcaaAAAATGCACAGCTGACCTGACTAAAGCCATTTAACACCATACACACGAAAGCTTGGAAGAGTTGGACCTTTTTTTAGTCTCATTTTAACAACTATTATAGTCGCTGCAACGACAGGAAGTTGTTCACCACTCAACACTaaaaccagttaatccgaaacaccagGTTAGCCTCTGAATTCTACGGAAGCCGCCGCGGACTAAACGCGAACCGTGACTTTTACACGTGTGTTCCGGTTGTTGTTACCGGGAAAACACGGTTTTCTCCCTCTCGATGCTTCAGTTTAATCATTCAGAATGAGTTCTAACGCAGAAGACGAAGACTGCGCCTTTCTCGAACACGTTTTGGACAAACTCTACGATTTTGGTGAGTGGAGTTAGCTTGTAGGCTAACGTTAGCTTCACTGCACTGACTTTAAATGAGGCGCATTTATGGATCAAAATAccttttttatattgttttaaatgtttttataagAATTTAGCAACTCAAAGACATGGATCTGATTACAGTTA encodes:
- the gnpat gene encoding dihydroxyacetone phosphate acyltransferase, with the translated sequence MASDAVYSTRDSMLKKRDDLEDILEDRRRSSDLRYALRCYTPALYRGLTPCGAQQLKGLVLQSDQLRYVVQQVCKETGAPSEEVQAEAVAILEEMAHRLQLGTIRFFAFVLSKIFKTLFRNISVNEEGIQRLQQAILDHPVVLLPSHRSYMDFLLMSYILYTYDLALPVIAAGMDFMGMKLVGEMLRMSGAFFIRRSFGGDRLYWAVFSQYVQTMLRIGFAPVEFFLEGTRSRTSKSLTPKLGLLNIVMDPFLKGEVFDISLVPVSISYERILEESLYARELLGVPKPKESTSGLFKARKVLSEDYGSIHVYFGQPVSVRSLAEGRVNRGQFNLIPRHIPRRPGDDVHGFVKDSAYRLVRAQEENMVLKPWVLIASLLLQNQNQDQDRDPGVPLEQLTQQAVWLRDLSRQCGAFLHWPDHASPAEVVSSSLSLHRGLVRVSEGRVRLALQQGGAAEPGPPRGAVSPEEELLDRAVVLLSCASYRNQLMHVFVRLALLASAVHNASSSKKNDVFSSFSFLRNMFSNEFILCPGATVQDFEEACYLLVKTGVLLISQQEVLVTDAGRRTVAFLSGLLDPFLQGYQVVCRFLCEDAADALTEKRFVPAVRSFIIKHLLSGRLRHTEVLSSDLQKNALAALLRLGAVGRVRGGAEPGRGAEPTLQINRVLVNSLEDALGGKLPTQKAAAARL